Within the Saccharomonospora amisosensis genome, the region CCCGGACCGCTGGGCGCCCGGCTACGCGGAGGCGGGCGCCTACAACGTCACCGTGCACGTCGAAGCGGCGCACGACCCGGTGATGATCGCGAAGAACCTGCACGCCGCCGGGGCCAAGGCGGGTCTCTCGGTGAAACCGGACACCCCGCTGGAAGACCACCTCGACACGTTGAAGCACTACGACACGCTGCTGGTGATGTCGGTGGAGCCCGGCTTCGGCGGCCAGTCGTTCATCCCAAGGGTGCTGGACAAGGTCCGCACCGCCCGCCGCCTCGTCGACACCGGACACCTCAAGGTGCTCGTGGAGATCGACGGCGGCATCAACGCCGACACCATCGAACAGGCCGCCGAGGCGGGGGTCGACTGCTTCGTCGCGGGCTCGGCCGTGTACGGCGCGCAGGACCCCGCCGAGGCCGTAGCGGCGCTGCGAGCACAGGCGAGGCGGGCAGCACGGCGGTGAGCCCGGCACCGGGCGAACCCGCCACCGACCCGGCTTCGGACGCGGTGGTGAAGGCCATGGCCCGCGCGCTGGCCCTCGGCGAGTCCGTGCGTGGCACCACCAGCCCCAACCCGCCCGTGGGCGCGGTGATCCTCGACGCGGCAAGCAGGCCGGTCGGTGAGGGCGCCACCCAGCCGCCCGGCGGACCGCACGCCGAGGTGATGGCGCTGCGGCAGGCCGGTGACCGCGCTCGCGGCGGCACCGCCGTTGTCACCCTCGAGCCGTGCGCGCACCACGGTCGCACCCCGCCGTGCGCGGACGCGCTGGTCAATGCCGGGATCGCGGCCGTGCGTTACGCGGTGGCCGACCCTCACCCGCTTGGCGCGGGCGGCGGCGAGGTGTTGCGGGCAAGCGGGGTGGACGTCGAGGCAGGGCTGCTCGGAGACCGGGTGGCAGGCGGCCCGCTGCGGGCGTGGCTGCACGTCACGCGCACCGGTCGCCCGCACGTGACGTGGAAGTACGCGGCGAGCCTCGACGGCCGCGTTG harbors:
- the rpe gene encoding ribulose-phosphate 3-epimerase — encoded protein: MIAPSILSADFARLGEEIHAVEGDGDARADWIHVDVMDGHFVPNLTLGLPVVTSLLKVTDIPLDCHLMIEDPDRWAPGYAEAGAYNVTVHVEAAHDPVMIAKNLHAAGAKAGLSVKPDTPLEDHLDTLKHYDTLLVMSVEPGFGGQSFIPRVLDKVRTARRLVDTGHLKVLVEIDGGINADTIEQAAEAGVDCFVAGSAVYGAQDPAEAVAALRAQARRAARR